In the genome of Monodelphis domestica isolate mMonDom1 chromosome 2, mMonDom1.pri, whole genome shotgun sequence, one region contains:
- the LOC100017088 gene encoding LOW QUALITY PROTEIN: flavin-containing monooxygenase 5-like (The sequence of the model RefSeq protein was modified relative to this genomic sequence to represent the inferred CDS: deleted 1 base in 1 codon) gives MPVKRVAVIGAGVSGISAIKSCLDEGLEPTCFEGTNDIGGLWRYEVSLKMKNQKWGRPSIYRSLTCNTSKEMTAFSDYPFPDNYPNYLHNSKMMEYLRMYIKHFELLKHIRFLAKVCSVRKRPDFSSTGQWDVVVDVDGKQEFYIFDGIMVCSGHYNYPYLPLKDFPGIKKFKGHYFHTWEYKNPEKFLGKRIAVIGIGNSGADVACELSHGAKQVFLSTRRGAWIWSRLWDNGYPIDTVLFTRFYNYINKWLTTSMINNWAENKLNSKFNHTDFGLQPEHRFLSHQPTFSDDMPNHIISGRLQVKPNVIEFTETTAIFEDGTEEEIDVVIFATGYTFDFPFLEDNLKNIDNEHTMYKFVFPPFLDKPTLAFIGILQPVGATIPTSELQSRWVARVFKGAKKLPSQRDMMVDIKRTRDKLDKQFLKSPRDTSRVPYVQYMDEIASEIDVKPNPFCLFLQDPKLALEVLFGPCTPYQYRLQGPGKWAGARTAILTQRERIIKPMRTRTLKCHQPPCSVLCWLLGAGLSLSLFVFILAING, from the exons ATGCCAGTAAAAAGAGTTGCAGTGATCGGAGCTGGAGTCAGTGGTATAAGTGCCATTAAGAGCTGTTTAGATGAAGGACTAGAACCTACCTGCTTTGAAGGAACAAATGACATTGGAGGTCTCTGGAGATATGAGGTAAGTTTAAAAAT GAAAAATCAGAAGTGGGGGAGACCCAGTATCTATAGATCTCTGACTTGCAACACTTCTAAGGAGATGACAGCCTTTAGTGATTATCCT TTCCCTGATAATTATCCCAACTACCTGCACAATTCCAAAATGATGGAGTACTTAAGAATGTATATCAAGCATTTTGAACTTCTGAAGCATATTCGCTTCCTG GCGAAGGTATGCAGTGTAAGGAAGCGCCCTGATTTCTCTTCCACTGGCCAGTGGGATGTTGTGGTAGATGTTGATGGGAAGCAGGAATTCTACATCTTTGATGGGATAATGGTTTGCAGTGGCCATTACAATTACCCTTACCTGCCACTAAAAGACTTTCCAG GAATCAAGAAATTTAAAGGTCACTATTTCCACACCTGGGAGTATAAGAATCCAGAGAAATTTTTAGGGAAAAGAATTGCTGTGATCGGCATTGGGAATTCTGGAGCTGATGTCGCTTGCGAGCTCAGTCATGGGGCTAAACAG GTGTTCCTCAGTACAAGGCGAGGTGCTTGGATATGGAGTCGTCTTTGGGATAATGGGTATCCCATAGACACTGTACTCTTCACACGCTTTTATAACTACATCAATAAGTGGCTAACAACCTCTATGATCAACAACTGGGCAGAGAATAAACTCAATTCCAAGTTTAATCACACAGATTTTGGTCTTCAGCCTGAGCATAG GTTTCTGAGTCATCAACCTACTTTCAGTGATGATATGCCCAACCACATAATTTCTGGGAGACTGCAGGTGAAACCAAATGTTATTGAATTCACTGAAACCACGGCCATATTTGAGGATGGGACTGAAGAGGAGATTGATGTTGTGATTTTTGCCACGGGATATACATTTGActttcctttcttggaagacaACTTGAAAAACATTGACAACGAGCACACCATGTATAAGTTTGTATTTCCACCTTTTCTTGATAAGCCAACACTAGCTTTTATTGGTATCCTCCAGCCAGTGGGAGCCACCATTCCGACATCAGAACTCCAGAGCCGTTGGGTCGCACGTGTATTTAAGG gaGCAAAGAAATTACCTTCACAGAGAGATATGATGGTAGATATTAAGCGGACCAGAGACAAACTGGACAAACA GTTCTTGAAAAGCCCACGTGATACGAGTCGAGTACCATATGTTCAATACATGGATGAAATAGCCTCTGAAATTGATGTCAAACCTaatcccttctgtctctttctccaagATCCCAAGTTGGCCTTAGAAGTTTTATTTGGTCCCTGCACACCATATCAGTACCGCCTACAGGGACCTGGGAAATGGGCTGGGGCCAGGACAGCCATCCTCACTCAAAGGGAACGAATTATCAAACCTATGAGGACTCGGACCCTCAAATGTCACCAGCCTCCATGTTCTGTGTTATGTTGGCTGTTAGGAGCCGGCCTTAGcctatctctctttgtctttattttagCTATTAATGGGTAA